The segment TTCGTTTTGATACGTGGAAAAAACCGGATCGCGGACGAACTTTTCCGGAAAAATGTCCATCTCGCGATGTACTAAGTAATTTTGAAATTGTGATACCGTGGTAATTGTGAAAGAAAATACTTTTCTTCGGGGTTCCATTTCTGAAGAAAATCGAATTTAAATATTCGTTAAGAACGCGTATACTTATGTAGTCTATTTACTTAATTGACCTAATCTTGCTAGGTACCGTTACTTGTGTTTGTAAATATCAAGATCGTTATGTATCTTTGATTCGAAATAAAACAATGACTCAACTGCGATAATTGTTTCAATTGAAAAATCCTTTACAGAGAAACAAGATGCGTAACAGTCGAGTACTATTTAGCCAATGTCGTTCAATTTTGGTAATCGAACGAGAACCAGTCCGCGATACGAGCGTTGGCGAAAATGCCCACTCGCGCGCGGACGAAAATGGTACAGAAAACACGCACGcatatattttaaatactttttaACACCAGTCAAACCATAGGAGTTTCGATTACGCAACGATCTCACTTTTGCAACGCGTACGCTTACCTCGTAATGTAATTAAGTTGAGAGAAGAAGGGAGGGGGAGAAAAACTCGCGCGTGTAACAGTGTACACATGTATTTAATTCGGACGATACACCATCGTTAATCCATGCTACAGAATGTTACAATTAGAGGATGCTAGTGTGCGAACTAGCAAAGTGTACTCTCGAAAGGGACGCGTTCCAATTGCATTGGACGAGATTCGCTTTCACCTATCTTCTAGCAGCAATTGATACCGTTAAATTTCTCGGATCTCTAAAAGAAGGCGTTTCAGGTACGAAGAACAATTTACTTTCCGTCGCATATTATCGCCGTATATCATCGACAACGTCCACACTCCCACGGGGCCAGCAACTACAGCGAATCTGGTTTCGAAGGCAGGAATTATTCAGGACGAGCCTCAACCCTTTCGCTACGGTGGAGTTCGTTCGAAAGAACGGGGACATTGGAAGTCACGGTAATCGCGCGAACGAGGCTCCGTAATTTAATGTCCATCGAGTCGTCGAAAATTCTTATCCAGGATGTTGCAATTTATGGTAACGCAGAGTTTAGCGATCAGCCGTATGCACGAGACTACGACTAGCGTCGCCGTTAGCAGCGAAAGGGTTAATAACATAATACGCGTAAACGCAGACGCGTTAGTTTCCCAGAATACTGGCGTGTGTGTTCTCCGTTCGCGCGACACGAGTTCCCCCCGTGTTGAAATTGAACGCAAGCCAACCTCCGGGTTGCAGCTCGCGGTCACCTGCACTGGACCCCATCCACTTAGCTGCTGGCCTGCTTCGCCTTCTCCTCCGCGACGTCCTCCACCTCTATGTTGTCCACGTTCACCTCCTTGATCCGATCCACGGGCTTCGGGCGCATCAGGATGAACGGCAGCTCCGCCGACAGCTCTCCACCCAGTGCTCCGAGATAGAGCTTGACCTTGACGGCGTAGGACACCACGATGCCGAAAGAGTCACGGACGTCGGGCGAGATGAGCAACGTGCTGGAGGCCAGCTCGCTTTCCTCCCTCTTCAGTCGACCGTCCAGAGCAATGCCCCTCCGATGCTTGTTGTTCTCCAGCTCTGGTTTCAGATAGAGCACCTTCTGCAGGTTGGAACCGGGATTTATCGGGCAGCCGTCCTGCGTCTCGACAGCGTCGATCACTGTCCTGAACTGACCGTTCTGGAAGATCACCACGTCGATACCCTGCTGTACCAGGGCCTTGATCTTCTTCACCACCTTGTTGCTGGTGTTCTTCACGCACACGTTCACGGCTATTCTCTCACCGTGATGGTACAGCTGTTTGTCCAGGGTCACCTCGAGCTCCAGATCCCCGGGGCTGAGCAGAAAGTCCTTTCGTACGACGGTGCACGGCTGGCGACCCTGTTTCGTAGGCGTGTACTGGATCTTCCTGATCCCCATCGTGACCGTGCTCCTCTTGTGGGTAATGTCGGTCTCCACGTCCCCGGAGTAAATCTTTACGTAATAGCTCACGCCGCAAGGTTCGCCGGTCTCACCCTCGCCTGGCTGCAGAGTCACACTGGACGGAGCACTCGGGGGGAATTTGAAGGTGAACGGGATCGCGTTAGGTCCTAGTTTCATCAGCAATCGATCCTGCAGCCTGGTCGTGCTTTCGGTTTTCCTGGTAGTTGGGTTCAGTTGTTCCGAAACCAGGTAGAGGTCCTTTTGGAAATTCAAACCCATCACCTCGTCCTCCTCTCTGCCGTAGCGAAAGCTGCATATCAGTTGCCCCCATACTTTCCTACCGGTGTCGATGTAGTTCTGGTCCAATAGAATCACACCGTCCACCGGCTCGATCCCCGATAAATAGTCGATGTAGTCCCGCTTGCCCAAGTACAGAGAGATCTTGCCGTTCGGCGAACATTTCTTATACACCCTGAAGTTCATCACCATCGTTGAGTACGTCGCTGTATCCTCCGATCGTGATGTTACCACCGACGACTGAATCGGGAGGGTGCGATACGTGAGCTTATATACTCGCAGGGTACCAGTGACGTCAACCACTTCAGGGGTTTCCGAATCCATTCAGCGTCGCGGATAAACGAGCGTCTTTACTCGCGACGATGCTAATCTTTTTGTGTTTTCAACGATACCTTTGTCCCCTGATCGTAAGAATAGCACGCCACGTTTTCGACTTCGGCCGGATCGATGATCTTCGCGGGCTTCGTTTTGCCATTATTATCTTTGGTATGATGCTCACTCGACGACGATAAATGTCGTGACGCCAGTCACATGTAGGAAGCAGCTTTCAGCTATTCTTCATACTTTCCAAAACGTGGTGGGAATGGGTAAACGTAGTCCTGCATTCTAGTTTTAAAATCTCTAACATCTTTCCACTTTTACGATAAAATTACTTATCTGACTTACATATCTATAAAGAATCCACTCGGAACACCTCCCACTACATCGtcaaaaacaatcaattaacgtTAATTCAAACCGCGATAAACTTACACGCGTAATAATTCATTTGTAAatcataataaattttttaacaaaatgcaTAAACTATCGTTATGAATCTTACGGACTAAGTAATCGTGCCCAATGGCTTCGGTCACGCGAAAGGCACCGGGGCACGTGATTAAGTTCGTAGAAAGTGCAATTAGTGGATAGCGTGTAACGAGCTAGCATTACTTCCATATTTGTCATTTCATTTTCGAGACAAGATAACTTCTCGTacgtaaaaatttaaaaacgaaCATGTTAATTATCAAAATTGAATTATCCAAAAAGATTGATTACGATCAAAGTTGAAAATTTTGGAAAAACAATTACTGGAAACACGTAGGAAcgttcgaacatcgtttcgaagTTTAATACCCTTTTTTTTATCTCGTAATTTAGAATTGCATAGTTCGTATGTCACTGAACATATTACCTATAGAGGGTAATGTGGAGGGAAATTGATAAAATAGGTAACTGTGTTGAATCGATGCAACAATTACAAAACTAACATTTTATTAATGACGCCTGAGAATGATATTCAAAAATAATACCGTCCAGTCGTGATAAATTAAAACAAGAACCACGAATGTACTATGTTTTCATTCGTAACACTCGTTTGTAAAGTAACTACGCAGATTAGGGATTAGTATCGGGAGAGTAAAATATTTACTTACATATTACGTAATCCTGCACCCCTACCGTTAGATTCTGCGCGAAGGGAGGAAGTACACGCATTTACAGCTGTTAGGGACACCTTCAACTATTGTCTCTTCGATCTATCAAATcgattcgaaaatattaaaatgtataacaaaaaattaatttatttctgaaAAACATAACAATTGAGATAGGGTGTAAATCTGAAAAAAGTGCGAAACGGATTCAATATTTCACACGACgccgattcaatttatattcgaAACTACATTAATATTAAACGAAAGTATCTTTAAAGAGAGAATGAGAATAGTAATAGTGATTAGATTAGTCAATAGACCAAAGTATGCACCTTAATTAGTCACGAAATCTCCAACACGTCTCATATCGTCAATTTTCACGAATCGAATGACGAGCCTTCGCTCTAAACCGTTAGCTGGCGAATAAAATGGCGGTTGGCGGGAACTCTAACCTTACATTGAAAGTATTTCCAAAAGTAGGGTTAAACGTTGTAAACGCACACCCACGTTTCTCGAATGACATTGTTGGTAGATATGATCGAAGATGCTTCGAATATAAACTACTAttgtaaaagaaacaaaaataaaaataccagATCAACGTTTAATTTCCCAAT is part of the Colletes latitarsis isolate SP2378_abdomen chromosome 10, iyColLati1, whole genome shotgun sequence genome and harbors:
- the Arr1 gene encoding arrestin 1 — encoded protein: MVMNFRVYKKCSPNGKISLYLGKRDYIDYLSGIEPVDGVILLDQNYIDTGRKVWGQLICSFRYGREEDEVMGLNFQKDLYLVSEQLNPTTRKTESTTRLQDRLLMKLGPNAIPFTFKFPPSAPSSVTLQPGEGETGEPCGVSYYVKIYSGDVETDITHKRSTVTMGIRKIQYTPTKQGRQPCTVVRKDFLLSPGDLELEVTLDKQLYHHGERIAVNVCVKNTSNKVVKKIKALVQQGIDVVIFQNGQFRTVIDAVETQDGCPINPGSNLQKVLYLKPELENNKHRRGIALDGRLKREESELASSTLLISPDVRDSFGIVVSYAVKVKLYLGALGGELSAELPFILMRPKPVDRIKEVNVDNIEVEDVAEEKAKQASS